The following are encoded together in the Strongyloides ratti genome assembly S_ratti_ED321, chromosome : 2 genome:
- a CDS encoding Deoxyhypusine synthase yields the protein MSQENTSTLIDSNLSKILPSDLETARNAVLKEVKTFDHSKIKIKGYDFNKGINYEEILDSYISTGLQASHLGKAIEQIKEMIKIRDEPFNVEEGVDANFPYPHGRKKRKLTIFLGYTSNLISSGLRDIFRFLAQHNMIDCIVTSAGGVEEDLIKSLEPSFLGDFKMDGRELRKAGMNRAGNVIIPNKNYCSFEDWIMPIFDEILNEDKILTPSKLINKLGEKINNESSVYYWCWKNNIPVYCPGITDGSLGDMLYFHSATRSKSLIIDVVEDIKNINTMAIRSNKTGTIILGGGIVKHHINNANLFRNGSDYSVYINTGIEDDGSDSGAKPDEAISWGKIKCDSTPIKVFSDATLVFPLIVAKTFAKTLKKD from the coding sequence ATGTCTCAAGAAAATACATCTACTTTAATAGAttcaaatttatcaaaaatattacctTCTGATCTAGAAACAGCTCGTAATGCAGTTTTGAAGGAAGTAAAAACATTTGAtcattcaaaaattaaaattaaaggatatgattttaataaaggAATAAATTATGAAGAGATTCTTGATTCTTATATATCTACTGGTTTACAGGCATCACATTTAGGTAAAGCAATTGAACAGATAaaagaaatgataaaaattcgTGATGAACCATTTAATGTTGAGGAGGGAGTTGATGCCAATTTTCCTTATCCTCatggaagaaaaaaaagaaaattaacaatatttttggGATATACTTCTAATCTTATATCTAGTGGTTTAAGAGATATATTTAGATTTCTTGCTCAACATAATATGATTGATTGTATAGTTACATCAGCTGGAGGAGTAGAAgaagatttaataaaatctttaGAACCATCCTTCTTAGGTGATTTTAAAATGGATGGTAGAGAATTAAGAAAGGCTGGAATGAATAGAGCTGGAAATGTTATAATtcctaataaaaattattgttctTTTGAGGATTGGATAATGCCTATATttgatgaaattttaaatgaagataaaatattaacaccatcaaaattaattaataagttaggagaaaaaattaataatgaaagTAGTGTATATTATTGGTGttggaaaaataatattccaGTATATTGTCCTGGGATAACAGATGGTTCCCTAGGTGAtatgttatattttcattCAGCAACACGATCCAAATCACTAATTATAGATGTTGtagaagatataaaaaatatcaatacaATGGCAATTCGTTCAAATAAAACTGGGACAATAATTTTAGGTGGTGGTATTGTTAAGCATCATATTAATAATGCAAACTTATTTAGGAATGGAAGTGATTATTCtgtatatattaatactGGTATTGAAGATGATGGCAGTGATAGTGGTGCTAAACCTGATGAAGCTATATCATGgggtaaaattaaatgtgaTAGTACTcctataaaagttttttctgATGCTACTCTTGTTTTTCCTCTTATTGTAGCTAAAACTTTTgctaaaactttaaaaaaagattaa
- a CDS encoding Gamma-glutamyltranspeptidase family-containing protein: MGSALTKYHSRKHSIYINRFKENPFATSDTNLNNMENKKSCLSKNITIVLLIIALLFFILTIVLATLFGLIITKKISLFDDENIVSNGKDNILEIDNNIVWPSPSGSLYGNFSKAAVSTDNGLCSEIGRDILKRGGNAIDSIIASLICIGTVNPQSSGLGGGLLMTFYNQTSKKCITIDARETAPMAARSDMYVNDTLKSLNGYSSIAVPGELHGLWTAFTKYGSGKIKWAELFQDSIKLAKEGFPVTKHMVDSILIRKDIIEKDEGIKKIFTNKKTGKWYKEGDIIKREIFAATLENLANSENPINLFYKEGIAQTIAEEIKSNNGIITLEDLMKYETKIYEEPIEIDGLPEDLIMCGPKPPSSFVIMQIIVKTMSYFYQNTTNHKLNDPLFYHRLIETMKFAYAQRSQLGDTDFVKNITQFIQHMSSNDYSIDIGQKIKDKAQPLEYYTDSIKYFPSDHGTSQVVAIDIDGNAVSCTSTINRHFGSGRMSSSLGIFYNDEMDDFSTPNLINSFGFRPSKANFIEPGKRPMTSMSPTIIYNKNNGKVKMVIGSAGGSFIISAIAQIITRNLFFNQTIKEANDMVRIHNQFLPDVTEYEEGFPKQLVDILTNKYDQKMKQVKKQASSVQILETLKDGTIVGNSDWRKTINVYPAGF, translated from the exons atggGAAGTGCTTTGACAAAATATCATTCAAGGAAACAttcaatttatattaatagatTTAAAGAAAATCCTTTTGCTACTAGTGatacaaatttaaataatatggaAAATAAGAAAAGTTG tttgtcaaaaaatattactattgTGTTACTTATAATTGcacttttgttttttattttaacaattgtGTTAGCAACTTTATTTGGCTTgattattactaaaaaaatttcattgtttgatgatgaaaatattgtttctaatggtaaagataatatattagaaattgataataatattgtatgGCCATCACCTTCTGGAAGTTTATATggaaatttttcaaaagcTGCAGTTAGTACTGATAATGGTTTATGTTCAGAAATTGGAAGAGATATCTTAAAACGTGGTGGTAATGCTATTGATTCTATAATAGCTTCATTAATATGTATTGGTACTGTTAATCCACAATCTTCAGGTCTTGGTGGTGGTTTATTAATGactttttataatcaaaCAAGTAAAAAGTGTATTACAATTGATGCTAGAGAAACTGCTCCAATGGCTGCTAGATCAGATATGTATGTTAATGATacattaaaatcattaaatggATATTCATCAATTGCAGTTCCTGGTGAACTTCATGGTTTATGGACTGCATTTACAAAATATGGTAGTGGAAAAATAAAGTGGGCAGAACTTTTTCAAGATTCTATTAAATTGGCTAAAGAAGGATTTCCTGTGACAAAACATATGGTTGATTCAATATTAATTCGTAAagatataatagaaaaagatgaaggaattaaaaagatttttactaataaaaaaactggAAAATGGTACAAAGAAggtgatataataaaacgTGAAATATTTGCTGCTACACTTGAAAACTTGGCTAATTCAGAAAAtccaataaatttattttataaagaagGTATTGCTCAAACAATAGcagaagaaataaaaagtaataatggAATTATTACTCTTGAagatttaatgaaatatgaaacaaaaatttatgaagAACCTATTGAAATTGATGGTTTACCAGAAGATTTAATTATGTGTGGTCCAAAACCACCATCATCTTTTGTCATAATGCAAATAATTGTCAAGACAATgagttatttttatcaaaatacaACTAACCACAAATTGAATGATccattattttatcatcGTTTAATTGAAACAATGAAATTTGCCTATGCGCAAAGATCTCAATTAGGAGATACtgattttgttaaaaatattacacaATTTATACAACATATGTCTTCAAATGATTATTCTATTGACATAggacaaaaaattaaagataaagcTCAACCTTTAGAGTATTATACTgattctataaaatattttccatCAGATCATGGAACATCTCAGGTTGTTGCAATTGATATTGATGGAAATGCAGTATCATGTACCTCAACAATTAATCGTCATTTTGGATCTGGTAGAATGTCATCATCATTAggaattttttataatgatgaAATGGATGATTTTAGTACAccaaatttaattaatagttTTGGTTTTAGACCATCAAAAGCAAATTTCATTGAACCAGGAAAAAGACCTATGACATCAATGTCTCcaacaattatatataataaaaataatggtaaAGTTAAAATGGTTATTGGATCAGCTGGTGGTAGTTTTATCATATCTGCAATAGCACAAATTATAacaagaaatttattttttaatcaaactATTAAAGAAGCTAATGATATGGTAAGAATTCATAATCAATTTTTACCTGATGTAACAGAGTATGAAGAAGGTTTTCCAAAACAATTAGttgatattttaactaataaatatgatcaaaaaatgaaacaaGTTAAAAAACAGGCAAGTAGTGTTCAAATATTAGAAACTTTAAAAGATGGAACAATCGTTGGAAATAGTGATTGGAGAAAAACTATAAACGTTTATCCAGCAggattttaa
- a CDS encoding G-protein, beta subunit domain and WD40 repeat and Quinonprotein alcohol dehydrogenase-like superfamily domain and NLE domain and WD40/YVTN repeat-like-containing domain and WD40-repeat-containing domain and G-protein beta WD-40 repeat-containing protein has product MENEAILVEFVNENGDTLNSDPLLLPLSATNFQLQTLVNQLLENEDPVPIDFKTEDGVNVSESLIESFEKDKINTEKGIKLFYYPQAVFKVTPVTRCTSTLPGHGEPVISVQFSPDGRNLASGSGDKTVRMWDVLTEMPKYTLTTHKHWVLCISWSPNGKKLASACKNGQICIWNPDNGKQIGPVLSGHKQWINCISWQPAHMDPESRLLASAGKDGTVRIWDTILFQTIKVLAGHTASVTCVKWGGEGLIYSGSQDRTIKVWRSSDGILCKTLTGHAHWVNTLALNTDYVLRTGPFDLKNNCIAIDDSEIQSLALARYNSVKGSDHEKLVSGSDDFTLFLWEPYDNRKNLARMTGHQQLINQVLFSPDSRYIASASFDKSIKIWDGKTGKYITSLRGHVQAVFQISWSADSRLLVSGSADSTLKVWNMKTRGLMIDLPGHGSDVFAVDWSPDGERVASGGKDKVLKIWRQ; this is encoded by the coding sequence ATGGAAAATGAAGCAATACTTGTAGAATTTGTTAATGAAAATGGTGATACATTAAATTCTGATCCATTACTATTACCTTTATCCGCAACTAATTTCCAGTTACAAACACTTGTAAAtcaattattagaaaatgaaGATCCAGTTCCAATTGATTTTAAAACAGAAGATGGTGTAAATGTTTCAGAATCTTTAATAGAATCATTTGAAAAAGATAAGATAAATACTGAAAAAggaataaaacttttttattatcctCAAGCTGTTTTTAAAGTAACTCCTGTCACAAGATGTACATCAACACTACCTGGGCATGGTGAACCAGTTATTTCTGTTCAATTTTCACCTGATGGAAGAAATTTAGCATCAGGAAGTGGAGATAAAACAGTTAGAATGTGGGATGTTCTAACAGAAATGCcaaaatatactttaacaACACATAAACATTGGGTTCTTTGTATATCATGGTCAccaaatggaaaaaaattagCATCTGCTTGTAAAAATGGTCAAATATGTATTTGGAATCCTGATAATGGTAAACAAATTGGACCAGTACTTTCTGGGCATAAACAATGGATTAATTGTATTTCATGGCAACCAGCCCACATGGATCCTGAATCAAGATTACTTGCTAGTGCTGGAAAAGATGGTACTGTAAGAATATGGGatacaatattatttcaaacaataaaagttttaGCTGGACATACAGCATCAGTAACATGTGTAAAATGGGGAGGTGAAGGATTAATATATTCAGGTAGTCAAGATAGGACAATTAAAGTTTGGAGATCTTCTGATGGTATTCTTTGTAAAACATTAACGGGCCATGCTCATTGGGTTAATACACTTGCTTTAAATACTGACTATGTTTTAAGAACAGGAccttttgatttaaaaaataattgtatagCAATTGATGATAGCGAAATACAAAGTTTAGCATTAGCAAGATATAATTCTGTTAAAGGTTCTGATCACGAAAAACTTGTTAGTGGTTCAGATgattttacattatttttatgggAACCTTAtgataatagaaaaaatttagcAAGAATGACAGGTCATCAGCAATTAATAAATCAAGTACTTTTTTCTCCAGATTCTAGATATATTGCTTCAGCTTCTTTTGATAagtcaataaaaatatgggATGGTAAAACTGGAAAATACATTACAAGTTTAAGAGGTCATGTTCAAGCTGTTTTTCAAATTAGTTGGTCTGCTGACTCAAGATTATTAGTTTCTGGTTCTGCTGATTCAACCTTAAAAGTATGGAATATGAAAACAAGAGGACTAATGATTGATTTACCTGGTCATGGTTCTGATGTTTTTGCTGTTGACTGGAGCCCTGATGGTGAGCGTGTTGCTTCTGGAGGAAAagataaagttttaaagaTTTGGAGACAATag
- a CDS encoding Protein arginine N-methyltransferase 7, with product MSDNIFKEVINHSTGQREWKLVNEDNIDLAKEIAITGFGDMILDKNRNDLYEKGLIDAIKKKHENNEEARVVDIGCGTGLLSLMAARAGADSITAFEVFKPMADIARNILNSSEYKDKIHLVTTRSTDVNPKVLGKLGNIIVAEVFDTELIGEGALKTFKEAHGSLVEKGSKVIPSSAKVYVVPFESSILRSFQTIKSNKTIKNPFAFCSGYQNVFDCQLSEMDIPDLIILSEPVEVGNFNFEDPDNLFYEEINYRRFTVTKEGQHRVDGFIFWWDIDMTGDGNCIISTVPKFIDKDRYVWRDHWMSAVYYPPQQLIVSEGDAVDFICAHDEYSFWFHLGIASIDAPTCDCGIHMLFSRNSIHRINNLPQDTKYMDCLYKNCEGKDVVCLNEGSFIGLYAAQTARNVTIVEENSTFRKILEKFIEFNEIKNITLISSLYYVREFFDYVISEPFYLTAILPWEHFRYLYDLDRLSCEYDIAPENLFIKKAELKCIPLYAENLWKIGAPVGTVSGFDLTGFDDITQAARRATISIIEAHPLWEYTNVVAGDVMSLIEINMTDSLDEIKEWLSNSCFVPFTNSKCNVVAFWIDFTLGDDYFIHTTGFENFKDSNNTIPSWRKSCKQGIYFVDLTKKDKIIKGINVDISMNEYGGLDFIIQEQFD from the exons ATGAGTgacaatatatttaaagaagtAATTAATCATTCAACTGGACAACGTGAATGGAAATTAGTTAATGAGGATAATATTGATTTGGCAAAAGAAATTGCAATAACTGGATTTGGTGATAtgattttagataaaaatagaaatgatttatatgaaaaaggTTTAATAGAtgctattaaaaaaaaacatgaaAATAATGAGGAGGCTAGAGTTGTTGATATTGGATGTGGAACAGGATTATTAAGTTTAATGGCTGCAAGAGCAGGAGCTGATTCTATAACTGCTTTTGAGGTTTTTAAACCTATGGCTGATATTgcaagaaatattttaaattcatctgaatataaagataaaattcaTTTAGTTACAACACGATCAACTGATGTTAATCCTAAAGTTTTAGGAAAACTTGGAAATATTATTGTAGCTGAAGTTTTTGATACTGAACTTATTGGTGAAGGTgctttaaaaacttttaaagaaGCTCATGGTAGTCTTGTAGAAAAAGGATCTAAAGTTATACCTTCATCAGCTAAAGTATATGTCGTACCATTTGAATCAAGTATATTAAGAAGTTTTCAAACAATTAAAtctaataaaacaattaaaaatccATTTGCTTTTTGTTCTGGATATCAAAATGTATTTGATTGTCAATTAAGTGAAATGGATATTCCtgatttaataattctttcaGAACCTGTTGAAGTaggaaattttaattttgaagaTCCTGATAATTTATTCTATGAAGAAATTAATTATAGAAGATTTACAGTAACTAAAGAAGGTCAACATAGAGTTGatggttttattttttggtgGGATATTGATATGACTGGTGATGGAAATTGTATTATTTCTACAGTAccaaaatttattgataaagatAGATATGTATGGAGAGATCATTGGATGTCAGCTGTTTATTATCCTCCACAACAATTGATTGTTTCTGAAGGTGATGCAGTAGATTTTATTTGTGCACATGATGAATATAGTTTTTGGTTTCATCTAGGAATAGCTAGTATTGATGCTCCAACTTGTGATTGTGGAATTCATATGTTATTTTCACGAAACAGTATTCatagaataaataatttacctcaagatacaaaatatatggattgtttatacaaaaattgtGAAGGTAAAGATGTTGTTTGTCTTAATGAAGGTAGTTTTATTGGATTATATGCAGCTCAGACAGCTCGTAATGTTACTATAGTTGAAGAAAATTCaacttttagaaaaattttggaaaaatttattgaatttaatgaaattaaaaatataactttaatttcaagtttatattatgttcgagaattttttgattatgtTATTAGTGAaccattttatttaacagcAATTTTACCATGGGAACATTTTAGATATTTGTATGATTTAGATAGACTATCTTGTGAATATGATATTGCACcagaaaatttattcattaaa aaagcTGAATTAAAATGTATACCATTATATGCAGAAAATTTATGGAAAATTGGTGCTCCAGTTGGAACAGTAAGTGGTTTTGATTTAACTGGCTTTGATGACATTACCCAGGCTGCCAGAAGAGCAACAATCTCAATTATTGAAGCTCATCCATTATGGGAATATACAAATGTTGTTGCTGGTGATGTTATGTCActtattgaaataaatatgacAGATTCATTAGATGAAATTAAAGAATGGTTATCAAATTCATGTTTTGTTCCATTTACTAATTCTAAATGTAATGTTGTGGCTTTTTGGATTGATTTTACCTTAGGTGATGACTATTTTATTCATACCACTggttttgaaaattttaaagattcaAATAATACTATACCTTCTTGGCGTAAATCTTGTAAACAAGGAATATATTTTGTAGATCTCACAaagaaagataaaattattaaaggtATTAATGTTGATATATCTATGAACGAATACGGTGGATtagattttattattcaagagcaatttgattaa